One genomic window of Centroberyx gerrardi isolate f3 chromosome 15, fCenGer3.hap1.cur.20231027, whole genome shotgun sequence includes the following:
- the crtac1b gene encoding cartilage acidic protein 1, which produces MLLWLVVLLPALSLAQRSEPMFSAVTQTVLPPDYENNPTQLNYGVAVTDVDGDGDLEMFVAGYNGPNLVLKYDKQRKRLVNIAVDNRSSPFYALRDRQGNAIGVTACDIDGDGREEIYVLNTNNAFSGRATYSDKLFKFRNGRFEDLLNDEINEHRDVANRMAGRSVACVDRKGTGRYAIYIANYASGNVGPHALIEMDEAASDLSQGVVALSNVAEQAGVNKFTGGRGVVVGPIVSQTLSDVFCDNEYGPNFLFRNNGDGTFTDVAQQAGVEDPMQHGRGVALADFNRDGKTDIVYGNWNGPHRLYMQLNNRKQRFKDIASQKFSMPSPVRTVIAADFDNDNELEVFFNNIAYRGSSANRLFRVTRREHGDPQIEELNIGEAAEPEGRGTGAVATDFDGDGRLDLLVSHGESAAQPLAIYRVNQGITNSWLRVIPRTQFGAFARGAKVVVYTKRSGPHTRIIDGGSGYLCEMEPVAHFGLGKDVATNVEVYWPDGRSIARPLEPSEINSVLEISYPRDEEEATPTVEIECGHGFAMNENGRCTDKDECTQFPSVCPPDRPVCTNTYGSYKCRANKRCNQGFEPNDDGSACVAQVAYFGGTRSSGARKWSGLSLWPLSVSVLPLLSTHLQTGLL; this is translated from the exons ATGTTGCTGTGGCTGGTTGTGCTCCTGCCTGCTCTCTCCTTGGCTCAGCGATCAGAGCCCATGTTCTCAGCCGTAACCCAGACCGTCCTTCCTCCTGACTACGAGAACAACCCCACCCAGCTCAACTACGGCGTGGCCGTCACCGACGTGGACGGAGACGGAGACCTGGAGATGTTTGTGgctgg CTACAATGGCCCCAACCTGGTACTGAAGTATGacaagcagaggaagaggctTGTCAACATAGCTGTTGACAACCGCAGCTCGCCGTTCTACGCCCTGAGAGACCGTCAAGGCAACGCCATCGGAGTGACAGCTTGTGACATCGACGGGGATGGTCGGGAGGAGATTTATGTCCTTAACACCAATAATGCCTTCTCTG GTCGGGCGACATATTCTGACAAGCTGTTTAAGTTCCGTAATGGACGCTTTGAAGATCTGCTGAACGATGAGATTAACGAGCACAGAGATGTAGCCAACCGTATGGCCGGGCGCTCAGTGGCCTGTGTGGACAGGAag GGTACAGGCCGCTATGCCATCTACATAGCCAACTATGCCAGTGGCAACGTGGGTCCGCATGCCCTCATAGAGATGGACGAGGCTGCCAGTGACCTTTCGCAGGGCGTCGTCGCCCTCTCCAACGTGGCAGAGCAGGCTGGAGTCAACAAGTTCACTG GAGGGCGAGGTGTGGTGGTGGGGCCCATTGTAAGTCAAACCCTGTCTGACGTGTTTTGCGACAACGAGTACGGACCCAACTTCCTCTTCAGGAACAACGGAGATGGAACTTTCACCGATGTGGCACAGCAGGCCG GTGTGGAGGACCCCATGCAGCATGGCAGAGGGGTCGCTCTGGCAGACTTCAACCGCGATGGCAAGACAGACATCGTCTACGGCAACTGGAACGGGCCACACCGCCTGTACATGCAGCTGAACAACCGCAAACAGAGGTTCAAG GACATAGCGTCCCAGAAGTTCTCCATGCCATCCCCGGTGCGCACCGTTATTGCTGCAGACTTTGACAACGACAACGAGCTGGAGGTCTTCTTCAATAACATTGCCTACAGGGGCTCCTCTGCCAACAGGCTCTTTAG GGTGACCAGGAGAGAGCATGGAGACCCCCAGATAGAGGAGCTGAACATTGGGGAGGCAGCGGAGCCAGAGGGGCGAGGAACTG GAGCTGTAGCCACAGACTTTGATGGAGACGGGCGTCTGGACCTGCTAGTGTCTCATGGTGAGAGTGCAGCGCAGCCACTCGCCATCTACAGAGTCAaccag ggcATCACTAACTCGTGGCTGCGTGTGATCCCCCGGACCCAGTTTGGCGCCTTTGCCAGAGGGGCGAAGGTGGTGGTGTACACCAAGAGGAGcggcccacacacacgcatcatcGATGGCGGCTCTGGGTACCTGTGTGAGATGGAGCCCGTCGCCCACTTTGGCCTTG GTAAGGATGTGGCCACCAATGTGGAGGTGTACTGGCCAGATGGTCGTTCAATAGCCAGACCGCTGGAGCCTTCAGAGATCAACTCAGTGCTGGAGATCTCCTATCcaagagatgaggaggaagccACTCCTACTGTGGAAATAGAG TGTGGCCATGGGTTTGCCATGAATGAGAATGGCAGATGCACCG ATAAAGATGAGTGTACCCAGTTCCCCTCAGTGTGCCCCCCGGACCGTCCCGTCTGCACCAATACCTATGGCAGCTATAAGTGCCGCGCCAACAAGAGATGCAACCAAGGCTTTGAGCCCAATGATGATGGGTCAGCCTGTGTGG cccaGGTGGCTTACTTTGGGGGGACACGGTCTTCCGGGGCGCGAAAGTGGTCCGGCCTTTCTCTctggcctctctctgtctctgtgctacctctcctctctaccCACCTCCAGACCGGACTGCTGTAG